The sequence GTCACCGTGGTCACGGGCGACCAGCTGATGGATGTTCAGGCGACGGACATTTCCGAGCTCGACGCCTACGTCCCCAACGTCTCCATCTACCAGGGCCGCAACCAATCGACAACGCTCACAGCCTTCATTCGCGGCGTTGGCCAGTCGGACCCGCTGTGGGGCGTCGACCCCGGTGTCGGCCTCTATATCGACGACGTCTACATTGCCCGCGGCCAGGGCGCGCTGCTCGACGTGTACGATGTGGCCCGGGTCGAGGTGCTGCGCGGACCGCAGGGCACGTTGTACGGCAAGAACACCATCGGCGGCGCGATCAAGTACGTCACCAAGCCGCTCTCGGACACGCCTGAAGGTAAATTCAGCCTTGGTCTTGGCAACCACGGGACGCAAGAGTATCGCTTCAACCTGAGCGGGCCCATCATCGAGGGGAAACTGCGCGGCAAGATCGCCGCCGCCAAGCTCCTGCGCGACGGTTACGGCAGGAATCTGTACCAGAACCGCGACGTCTCCGACAAGAACACCATGGCGTACC comes from Acidobacteriota bacterium and encodes:
- a CDS encoding TonB-dependent receptor plug domain-containing protein, with protein sequence MSDRWIIRVLAVAAVAVILVLAVPALAQEEPAEEQQTEEEQAIEEAIQRQQFAGEIIVTSRRMEENIQEVPIAVTVVTGDQLMDVQATDISELDAYVPNVSIYQGRNQSTTLTAFIRGVGQSDPLWGVDPGVGLYIDDVYIARGQGALLDVYDVARVEVLRGPQGTLYGKNTIGGAIKYVTKPLSDTPEGKFSLGLGNHGTQEYRFNLSGPIIEGKLRGKIAAAKLLRDGYGRNLYQNRDVSDKNTMAY